Proteins from a genomic interval of Niabella soli DSM 19437:
- a CDS encoding glycoside hydrolase family 88/105 protein: MRIVKALMIGAVLFEVVAAPAQTTVPQFKNWPEGASPKEIGDRITSRFIATPHTNFNRPGPPKMITYPETCTWYGALTFAKVTGNTAFTKQLVARFDPLLGSRDTLIPTPDHVDRTVFGAVPFELYIQTKDPRYLAIGKRMADKQWGPPEGKMVTPDSHRFYDKGLSWQTRLWIDDMFMITAVQSQAYRATGDRMYIDKAAKEMVFYLDSLQQPNGLFYHAPGVPYFWGRGDGWMAAGMSELLRSLPKDNPNRSRIMEGYKKMMATLLKHQAEDGMWRQLIDDPTSWKETSCTGMFTFAFITGVKEGWLNKATYAPAARKAWLSLIKYINADNDITEVCEGTNMKNDHQYYLNRKRITGDLHGQAPLLWCATALLK, translated from the coding sequence ATGCGAATAGTAAAAGCATTGATGATCGGAGCTGTGTTATTTGAAGTGGTAGCGGCTCCTGCACAGACAACTGTTCCCCAATTCAAAAACTGGCCGGAGGGCGCATCACCAAAAGAGATAGGCGATAGGATCACGTCAAGATTTATTGCAACACCGCATACGAATTTTAACCGGCCGGGCCCGCCAAAAATGATCACCTACCCCGAAACCTGCACCTGGTACGGAGCGTTAACCTTTGCCAAAGTAACGGGTAATACCGCGTTTACCAAACAACTGGTAGCGCGTTTTGATCCACTGCTGGGCAGCAGGGATACGTTGATCCCAACGCCGGATCATGTGGATCGCACCGTGTTTGGTGCAGTTCCTTTTGAATTGTATATACAAACGAAAGACCCCCGTTACCTGGCTATTGGCAAACGGATGGCGGATAAGCAGTGGGGCCCACCAGAAGGGAAAATGGTAACCCCCGATTCGCATCGTTTTTATGATAAAGGATTGAGCTGGCAAACGCGGTTGTGGATTGATGACATGTTCATGATCACCGCTGTTCAGTCGCAGGCATACAGGGCAACCGGGGACCGTATGTATATTGATAAAGCAGCTAAAGAGATGGTTTTCTATCTGGATTCCCTGCAACAACCCAATGGTTTATTTTATCATGCGCCGGGTGTACCCTATTTCTGGGGCAGGGGCGATGGCTGGATGGCTGCGGGGATGAGCGAATTATTGCGCTCGCTGCCGAAGGATAATCCCAACCGGTCCCGCATTATGGAAGGCTATAAAAAAATGATGGCTACCTTATTAAAGCACCAGGCCGAAGATGGTATGTGGCGGCAACTCATTGACGACCCCACTTCCTGGAAAGAAACCTCTTGTACCGGTATGTTCACTTTCGCATTTATTACCGGCGTAAAAGAAGGCTGGCTTAACAAAGCCACGTACGCTCCCGCGGCACGTAAAGCCTGGCTCTCATTGATCAAATACATCAATGCAGATAATGACATTACGGAAGTGTGTGAAGGCACTAATATGAAAAATGACCATCAATATTATCTCAACCGGAAGCGTATTACCGGTGATTTGCATGGCCAGGCG